A single Mustelus asterias chromosome 4, sMusAst1.hap1.1, whole genome shotgun sequence DNA region contains:
- the LOC144493051 gene encoding insulin receptor substrate 2-A-like, whose protein sequence is MASSPNYYHQEQLLLHRHYNNRGDNENNRRAGEAATAAARRRATATVTTTSSSITPPPTVRSGHATAEPARLEELALLSPPPPPPTAAGLERGVCGAQRETVPGNAREGPTAAPSSSSGGGGGDNNNIGARESPACSTQQQQQRETVAPAGREVWAARAASATTNPTTTTTTTTAATSTTMDGYQDVRKHGYLRKQKHGHKRFFVLRGQSHLGPARLEYYDSEKKWRSRSTAPKRVILLCQCLTVSRRADAKSKYLVALYTKDEYFAMVAENEQEQEGWYLAISELMNEGKKAPPEPDEVENYGNFTPGTVFKEVWQINVKPKGLGQTKNLTGVYRLCLSSKMIHFVKINSDVPSVHLQLMNIRRCGHSENFFFIEVGRSASIGPGELWMQVDDSVVAQNMHETILETMRALKAFTEFRPRSKSQSSGTNPISFLTRRHLGNLPPSQTGLQRRSRTESMTGASASRSEAYRFRTSSEGEGTMTRPFGSVTGSLIHLNSARMGLSRGDGGGRYVKPPFGPSNHSRSVSLPVTYLPSTTSPVSVSSSSGHGSASDPLTRPSSSSICGSPSDGGFISSDEYGSSPGDFRYFRVRSNTPDSLGNTPPIQEESCLCDYMSMDKHINTANHESRTRDDYMVAEKGYRKRTHSLTSSGAVIMHQKTTQTTSSLDESNVDSNCVGINSQLSCSASPKFTCNPYHEDYSHIEIGSSVNQSQSRARDDGYMPMMPGVASASHNRNHDYMPMNLKSISAPKQIGSLPVSQMDSRGYMVMSPNDSNSPVRSMFTEYSSKLLGSNNEKLTNSEYMDMSQRNLNRRKLSNDCFYNLTSPDAPKSYSSYYSLPRSFKTPSQENGEHDEYVPMCSPGKLMYGEASVFTGSISNSGLVHETSHSPRTQNQDERAIQKGRIERPTRLSLGTPEVNTLPKLFEHSLPPEPKSPGEYINIAFSEKTSNTPYSLSAEGSPSSLGSSSEHRRSPLSDYMSVDLDVQSPKPATHSSNSLTSMTIASSSSIPRSQPNAAYISVPLGATCVSKPAEVDDYTDMSFNLTVSATCPALPKPDNVEVNSPTAIVKRLCIIDQYPSINTFPVSKPPADANHGPKVIRADPQGRRRHSSETFSSTPTVAPSSPFFADGGKRHSSASFDNVWLKPNDCLSDEHRSSMCRNTSAGFQNGLNYIALDLREDHGCCESNGSVQTPTHLQIVKSTDSRGYASIDFTKSDGLKYTSTSED, encoded by the coding sequence ATGGCGAGCTCGCCCAATTATTATCACCAGGAGCAGTTACTACTACACCGGCACTACAACAACAGAGGGGACAATGAAAACAACCGACGCGCCGGGGAGGCGGCGACAGCAGCAGCGAGGAGAAGGGCGACGGCCACGGTGACAACGACCAGCAGTAGCATCACCCCGCCGCCAACGGTCAGAAGTGGACACGCGACGGCGGAGCCGGCCCGGCTCGAGGAGCTGGCGCTGCTCAGCCCCCCGCCGCCGCCACCAACGGCCGCCGGGCTCGAGCGGGGGGTTTGTGGCGCGCAGCGCGAGACGGTGCCTGGCAACGCGCGCGAGGGGCCAACGGCCGCCCCCAGTAGCAgcagcggcggcggcggcggcgacaACAACAACATCGGCGCGCGCGAGTCGCCCGCTTGCTCcacgcagcagcagcagcagcgcgAGACAGTGGCCCCCGCGGGGCGCGAGGTCTGGGCGGCGCGAGCGGCGTCCGCCACCaccaaccccaccaccaccaccacgacGACCACCGCCGCCACCTCCACCACCATGGACGGCTACCAGGACGTGAGGAAGCACGGCTACCTGAGGAAGCAGAAGCACGGCCACAAGCGCTTCTTCGTGCTGAGGGGCCAGAGCCACCTGGGTCCGGCCCGCCTCGAGTACTACGACAGCGAGAAAAAATGGAGGAGCCGCTCGACCGCCCCCAAGAGAGTCATCCTGCTCTGCCAGTGCCTGACGGTCAGCCGGCGGGCGGACGCCAAGAGTAAGTACCTGGTGGCCCTGTACACCAAGGACGAGTACTTTGCCATGGTGGCGGAGAACGAGCAGGAGCAGGAGGGCTGGTACCTGGCCATCAGCGAGCTGATGAACGAGGGGAAGAAGGCGCCGCCGGAGCCCGACGAGGTGGAGAACTACGGCAATTTTACCCCCGGCACCGTTTTCAAAGAAGTGTGGCAGATTAACGTGAAGCCCAAAGGGTTGGGGCAAACCAAGAACCTGACGGGGGTGTACCGGCTGTGTCTCTCCAGCAAGATGATCCATTTTGTTAAGATCAACTCTGACGTGCCTTCCGTGCATTTGCAGCTGATGAACATCAGGCGGTGCGGCCACTCGGAGAACTTTTTCTTCATCGAGGTTGGCCGCTCTGCCTCCATCGGCCCCGGTGAGCTGTGGATGCAGGTGGACGACTCGGTGGTGGCTCAGAACATGCACGAGACGATTCTGGAGACCATGCGAGCTTTGAAAGCCTTCACCGAGTTCCGCCCCAGGAGTAAGAGCCAGTCCTCCGGGACGAACCCCATATCGTTTCTGACTCGGCGGCACCTCGGGAATCTGCCACCCAGCCAGACCGGATTGCAGAGGCGCTCCCGGACTGAGAGCATGACTGGTGCCTCTGCATCCAGGAGTGAGGCATATCGTTTTCGAACATCCAGTGAGGGTGAAGGCACAATGACGAGACCCTTCGGATCTGTTACTGGGAGTTTAATCCACTTAAATTCTGCACGGATGGGCTTGAGCAGAGGTGATGGGGGTGGGCGGTATGTAAAGCCACCATTTGGTCCCTCAAACCATAGTAGGTCGGTGTCTCTGCCTGTGACTTACTTGCCATCTACTACAAGCCCTGTAAGCGTTTCTTCCAGCAGTGGACATGGTTCTGCATCTGATCCTCTTACACGTCCATCTAGTTCATCCATTTGCGGTTCTCCAAGTGATGGTGGTTTTATTTCCTCCGATGAATATGGGTCTAGTCCCGGGGACTTTAGGTACTTCCGTGTTCGGAGTAATACGCCAGATTCACTTGGGAACACACCACCAATTCAAGAAGAAAGTTGCTTGTGCGATTATATGTCAATGGACAAGCATATAAATACTGCAAATCATGAAAGCAGAACAAGAGATGACTACATGGTTGCTGAGAAAGGATACAGAAAGAGGACCCACTCTCTAACCAGCTCCGGTGCTGTAATAATGCATCAAAAAACCACACAGACAACTTCATCTTTGGATGAGTCTAATGTTGATTCAAACTGTGTGGGTATTAATAGCCAGTTATCATGTTCTGCGTCACCAAAGTTTACCTGTAATCCTTACCATGAAGATTATAGTCATATTGAGATTGGGTCCTCGGTTAACCAAAGCCAAAGCAGAGCAAGAGATGATGGTTATATGCCAATGATGCCTGGTGTTGCATCTGCTAGCCATAATAGAAACCATGATTATATGCCAATGAATCTTAAAAGCATTTCTGCTCCAAAACAAATTGGTTCTTTGCCAGTAAGTCAAATGGACTCGCGGGGCTACATGGTGATGTCCCCCAATGATAGCAATTCTCCAGTGCGAAGCATGTTTACAGAGTACAGTTCGAAACTACTGGGCAGCAACAATGAAAAATTAACTAATAGTGAATACATGGACATGTCCCAGAGAAACCTGAATAGGCGGAAACTATCTAATGATTGCTTCTATAATCTCACTAGTCCTGATGCTCCTAAATCATACAGCTCGTATTATTCACTGCCTCGGTCATTCAAAACTCCTTCACAGGAAAATGGTGAGCATGATGAATATGTTCCTATGTGTTCACCAGGAAAATTGATGTATGGAGAGGCATCAGTGTTTACTGGCAGTATTAGTAACAGTGGTTTAGTTCATGAAACTTCTCATTCTCCAAGGACACAAAACCAGGATGAGCGTGCTATACAAAAAGGAAGAATTGAGAGACCCACAAGATTATCCCTCGGTACGCCAGAAGTAAACACTTTACCAAAACTGTTTGAGCATAGTTTGCCGCCAGAGCCAAAAAGTCCAGGAGAATATATTAATATTGCTTTCAGTGAAAAAACTAGTAATACACCATATTCTCTCTCAGCAGAAGGATCCCCATCTTCACTTGGCTCCAGCAGTGAGCACAGAAGGTCTCCGTTGTCAGACTACATGAGCGTAGATTTAGATGTACAATCACCGAAGCCAGCTACTCATTCCTCAAATTCTTTGACTAGTATGACCATTGCTTCAAGTTCTAGCATACCCAGAAGCCAGCCAAATGCTGCTTACATCAGTGTTCCCCTTGGTGCCACTTGTGTCAGCAAACCTGCTGAAGTGGATGATTATACCGACATGTCATTTAATTTGACAGTATCAGCCACTTGTCCTGCTTTGCCAAAGCCAGACAATGTAGAGGTGAATAGTCCTACAGCCATTGTGAAGAGATTGTGCATTATTGATCAGTATCCTAGTATAAATACCTTTCCTGTCTCTAAACCTCCCGCTGATGCCAATCATGGTCCAAAGGTGATCCGTGCTGACCCACAGGGAAGAAGACGACACAGTTCAGAGACATTCTCCTCTACACCCACAGTGGCACCCTCTTCTCCCTTTTTTGCTGATGGTGGTAAGAGACACAGCTCTGCTTCATTTGATAATGTTTGGCTTAAGCCAAATGACTGCCTTAGTGATGAGCACAGGAGTTCCATGTGCAGAAATACATCTGCTGGATTTCAGAATGGATTAAACTATATTGCTTTGGACTTGAGGGAAGATCATGGATGTTGTGAATCAAATGGAAGTGTGCAGACTCCAACTCACCTCCAAATCGTTAAGAGTACAGATTCTAGAGGCTATGCCAGCATAGACTTTACCAAATCAGATGGGCTGAAATATACCTCTACATCTGAAG